The following proteins are encoded in a genomic region of Bacteroidota bacterium:
- a CDS encoding D-alanine--D-alanine ligase: protein MIKVGVFFGGSSREREVSFAGGRTVYDNLDKSLFEPVPIFVDSFNNFCLLDWEYVYKGSIRDFYPPAKQVQIGKHGFQIYADALPLNTKEEQYELLKEIGKPIPAEGLKELMDIAFLCLHGNMAEDGTIQGLLEWQGIPYTGSGIYPSAAGINKKIQKELQHLAKSNAANALFVEREQWINGDRQLYYTQIAKIIGFPFVCKPATQGSSIGVSVVDKKGGFEMFEKAANKAFFIENLSREEWFNYSEAQKEQYIRKLIDIREGLGLPVRIDDKELHSPEELMQFLNRKLRTAVHLELHAIQTENTLIVEQFIDGKEFSCIVIQDEDGNPMALPPTEIVKKKEVFDYRSKYLPGQSRKVTPIDLPAETIEEIRTQCCEMFSLLRCQVYARIDGFITPKGKLYLNDPNTTSGMMPSSFFFHQAAEIGLNPSQFLTYIIRTSLQQRILSWGHVGNIPSLIKKLDQRIEQNQLHQAEKIKVAVVMGGYSSERHISVESGRNIYEKLSSSTKYLPVPLFLTGNDKKHSLYILPVNMMLKDNADDIRDKIGNDKENTVLKKIRKECEQITLKYTGNQLLSKCIKINNKDLPAMVSFVFIALHGRPGEDGALQLELDKLGLPYNGSGVESSRVTINKFETNNILRESGFRMADSFLIEKKEWFQNQNVTLKLAKARIGFPLIAKPQDDGCSSAVKKLNNENELTAFVNLMFREHPEITEEQANSLKLKPKEEFPQKEVVLLETLINKGNAKHFLEITGGLLTHYDKDRKLKYEMFEPSEALAGEAILSLEEKFLAGEGQNITPPRFAKNKHDQKAISKTVKAELKRAAKLLKVEGYARIDAFVKIHNNNEVEVNIIEINSLPGMTPATAIFHQCALSGYKPYDFIDKIIEFGMERLEKKNQNL, encoded by the coding sequence ATGATAAAAGTAGGAGTATTCTTTGGAGGCAGCAGCCGCGAACGTGAAGTTTCATTCGCAGGTGGAAGAACCGTGTATGACAACCTAGATAAATCTTTGTTTGAGCCTGTCCCCATTTTTGTTGATAGCTTTAATAATTTTTGCCTACTCGATTGGGAATATGTATACAAAGGCTCGATCAGAGATTTCTACCCACCTGCAAAACAGGTACAAATAGGCAAACACGGTTTTCAGATTTATGCCGATGCATTGCCACTCAATACCAAAGAAGAGCAATACGAATTACTGAAGGAAATAGGCAAACCTATACCTGCCGAAGGCTTAAAAGAACTGATGGACATAGCCTTTTTATGCCTACACGGCAATATGGCCGAAGATGGAACCATACAAGGTCTGCTCGAGTGGCAGGGCATACCCTATACAGGAAGTGGTATCTATCCCTCAGCCGCAGGCATCAACAAAAAAATACAGAAAGAACTACAGCATTTAGCTAAGTCTAATGCCGCAAATGCTTTGTTTGTAGAGCGTGAGCAATGGATCAATGGCGACAGACAATTATACTACACTCAAATAGCCAAAATTATTGGTTTCCCATTTGTGTGCAAACCCGCCACACAGGGTAGTTCCATAGGAGTTTCGGTAGTGGACAAAAAGGGAGGGTTCGAGATGTTTGAAAAAGCAGCAAACAAAGCTTTCTTCATCGAAAACCTTTCACGAGAAGAATGGTTCAATTATTCAGAAGCACAAAAAGAACAATATATACGGAAGTTAATAGACATCAGAGAAGGATTGGGATTACCTGTGCGTATTGATGATAAAGAGTTGCATAGCCCCGAAGAACTGATGCAGTTCCTAAACAGAAAACTAAGGACGGCAGTTCATCTGGAATTGCATGCTATTCAAACCGAGAATACTTTAATTGTAGAACAATTTATTGACGGTAAAGAATTTTCGTGCATTGTAATACAGGATGAGGACGGCAATCCTATGGCCTTGCCCCCAACAGAAATTGTAAAGAAAAAAGAAGTTTTCGATTACCGCTCCAAATACTTGCCAGGCCAAAGCCGTAAGGTTACCCCAATAGATTTGCCCGCTGAAACTATAGAGGAGATTCGTACGCAATGTTGCGAAATGTTTAGTTTATTGCGTTGCCAAGTGTATGCACGTATCGATGGTTTTATAACACCCAAGGGCAAACTATATCTGAACGACCCTAATACCACTAGCGGAATGATGCCCTCATCTTTCTTTTTCCACCAAGCTGCAGAGATAGGGCTTAACCCCTCGCAGTTCTTGACTTATATAATAAGAACATCGCTGCAACAAAGGATATTGAGTTGGGGCCATGTGGGCAATATACCTTCACTTATCAAAAAATTAGATCAAAGAATAGAGCAAAACCAATTACACCAAGCCGAAAAAATAAAAGTGGCTGTGGTAATGGGAGGCTATAGCAGCGAAAGGCATATATCGGTAGAAAGCGGTAGAAATATTTATGAAAAACTATCCAGCAGTACCAAATATCTGCCCGTCCCTTTGTTTCTAACTGGCAACGACAAAAAGCATTCATTATATATACTGCCAGTTAATATGATGCTGAAAGATAATGCTGATGATATCCGAGATAAAATTGGCAACGATAAGGAAAACACTGTACTCAAAAAAATACGCAAAGAGTGCGAACAAATCACACTTAAATATACTGGCAACCAATTATTGAGCAAATGCATAAAGATAAATAATAAAGATTTGCCAGCTATGGTTTCGTTTGTGTTTATTGCTTTGCACGGCCGCCCAGGAGAGGATGGTGCATTGCAACTGGAACTGGACAAATTGGGCTTACCCTATAATGGTTCAGGGGTGGAAAGTTCTCGTGTTACCATCAATAAATTCGAGACCAATAATATATTGCGTGAAAGTGGTTTCCGCATGGCCGATAGTTTCTTGATTGAGAAAAAAGAATGGTTCCAAAACCAAAACGTAACGCTAAAACTAGCGAAAGCCCGCATCGGTTTTCCCTTGATTGCTAAGCCACAAGACGATGGCTGTAGCTCGGCAGTAAAAAAACTCAACAATGAGAATGAGCTCACAGCATTTGTCAATCTCATGTTCAGAGAGCATCCTGAAATAACAGAAGAGCAAGCAAACTCCCTAAAGTTAAAACCCAAAGAAGAGTTCCCACAAAAAGAGGTGGTATTATTGGAAACATTAATCAACAAAGGGAATGCAAAACATTTCCTTGAAATAACAGGAGGGCTTTTAACACATTATGATAAAGACCGCAAATTAAAATATGAAATGTTTGAGCCCAGCGAAGCATTGGCTGGCGAGGCAATTCTTAGTTTGGAAGAAAAGTTTTTGGCTGGCGAAGGGCAAAACATCACCCCACCGCGTTTTGCAAAAAACAAACATGACCAAAAAGCTATTTCCAAAACGGTAAAAGCGGAACTGA
- a CDS encoding ATP-binding cassette domain-containing protein, translating to MTNTFAIQLENCEKTFGQQTLFAGLNYSFEQPQSYALLGPNGTGKSTLLGILYGYISATAGKVLWQLDNKNIDREEVYKYTSFTSPYLELPEELTASEIWDFHFALKQTIIPITKKEALQICKLDSSANKQIKNFSSGMKSRLKLALAVFSNSHVLLLDEPCTNMDKEGIATYHYLLDNYLQNRMLIIASNVADEYERCGNKIEVNT from the coding sequence TTGACAAACACCTTTGCAATACAATTAGAAAACTGCGAAAAAACTTTCGGCCAACAAACCCTGTTCGCTGGTTTAAATTACAGTTTTGAGCAGCCCCAATCCTATGCCCTGCTTGGCCCCAACGGCACAGGCAAATCTACCTTGCTTGGTATATTATACGGCTATATAAGTGCCACCGCAGGTAAAGTATTATGGCAATTAGATAATAAAAATATTGACCGCGAAGAAGTATATAAATATACCTCGTTCACCTCTCCTTATCTGGAATTGCCCGAAGAACTTACCGCTTCCGAAATTTGGGATTTCCACTTTGCCTTAAAACAAACTATTATACCCATTACAAAAAAAGAAGCACTTCAAATTTGCAAACTAGATTCCTCTGCCAATAAGCAAATCAAAAACTTTAGCAGCGGTATGAAAAGCCGCCTCAAATTAGCCTTAGCAGTTTTCTCCAATTCGCATGTATTATTGCTCGACGAGCCCTGCACCAATATGGACAAAGAAGGCATCGCCACCTACCACTATCTACTCGATAATTATTTGCAAAACCGCATGCTTATTATAGCTTCTAATGTGGCAGATGAATATGAGAGATGTGGGAATAAGATAGAAGTGAATACCTGA
- a CDS encoding flavin reductase family protein, with protein MTTYDPKNLPPMQLQALLQGAIAPRPICFASTIDAEGNANLSPFSFFNIFSSNPPILVFSPARRVRDNTTKHTLENIIEVTEVCINVVNHDMVWQTSLASTEYAKGEDEFIKAGFTKEKSELIKPYRVKESPVQMECKVNQILPLGTEGGAGNLIICEVILVHVNETILYPDTSIIDPHKIDLVSRMGGDWYCRANGDALFEIEKPVRNKGIGVDKIPNDIRESNILTGNDLGQLGNVEHLPNEDYIIVHGKIAEGKTMIEIHTLAHQLLHERKVNEAWAVLLYREKK; from the coding sequence ATGACTACCTACGACCCAAAAAACCTTCCCCCTATGCAATTGCAAGCCCTACTGCAAGGAGCTATTGCACCTAGGCCTATATGTTTTGCAAGCACTATAGATGCAGAAGGAAACGCCAATTTAAGTCCGTTTAGTTTCTTTAATATATTTAGCAGTAACCCACCCATTTTAGTTTTTTCTCCGGCTCGCCGAGTTCGTGATAATACCACCAAACATACTTTGGAAAATATTATAGAAGTGACCGAGGTATGCATAAATGTGGTAAACCACGATATGGTATGGCAAACTAGTTTGGCAAGTACCGAGTATGCAAAAGGCGAAGATGAATTTATCAAAGCAGGTTTTACCAAAGAAAAATCAGAACTCATAAAACCTTATCGTGTAAAAGAATCACCGGTGCAAATGGAATGCAAGGTGAACCAGATTTTACCTTTGGGAACCGAAGGCGGTGCGGGCAATCTTATTATATGTGAAGTAATTTTGGTTCATGTAAATGAAACTATATTATATCCCGATACAAGTATAATAGACCCACACAAAATTGATTTGGTATCTCGCATGGGTGGCGACTGGTATTGTAGGGCAAATGGTGATGCTTTGTTCGAGATTGAAAAACCCGTTCGCAACAAAGGAATCGGTGTCGACAAAATTCCAAATGATATCAGAGAAAGTAATATACTTACTGGAAATGACTTGGGCCAACTAGGCAATGTAGAGCACTTACCCAACGAAGACTATATAATAGTTCATGGAAAAATAGCAGAAGGAAAAACGATGATAGAAATTCATACATTGGCCCACCAATTATTACATGAACGAAAAGTAAACGAAGCTTGGGCAGTATTATTATATAGAGAAAAGAAATAA